The following are encoded in a window of Drosophila teissieri strain GT53w unplaced genomic scaffold, Prin_Dtei_1.1 Segkk118_quiver_pilon_scaf, whole genome shotgun sequence genomic DNA:
- the LOC122625492 gene encoding transcription termination factor 2-like — MALIYKFVKFLKLKMSSESEQYYSEEAEDSVVNNSSLGRSRKSSRRSKSSRPSSVGVVIDKTESEEEESQSSESAESEEAGESENSQNSQESEVSDDDSVRPPARNTKRKLLGISSDTEDEDDELEQRALSPSTRLSITGVRPQDLSYEDSEIEYSDGLQEAPLEAKTGESVVPRHTTQFADNIQNALHSTLGAAASEVLDDSSGSDVLILSNKEAPIEILSSTDDDASTNKENLTGPPFVRPSKSFSPRSSAGAPVVKTSKKLSQPTIHAVLKQKTSPAAPRRSRIKSEDQKVVSQVVYDEEMRKLAKKRVQLSDAEKLFEKVEHKLPDKGSQIRKRIDTLRRELEVAAQSANGLTVEPSSMSAVKVVKSTLNPPRAPSIDTPDWDELSEAVNEIKPVYTGAQGMATFNNQKALTLESLKDLHVSLKDLPGPEVLAEDPMGLKVSLMNHQKHALAWMSWRECKLPRGGILADDMGLGKTLTMISSVLACKNRQEGKDDSSDSDREDDKKRKSVVGWKSKGRKDTHRGGTLVVCPASLLRQWESEVESKVSRNKLTVCVHHGKNRAPKGKHLRTYDIVVTTYQIVAREHKSLSAVFGVKWRRIILDEAHVVRNHKSQSSLAVCDLRGKYRWALTGTPIQNKELNVFALLKFLRCSPFDDLNTWKKWIDNKSAGGQNRLNLLMKSLMLRRTKAQLQSDGKLNSLPNKELRLIEISLDKEEMNVYQTVMTYSRTLFAQFLHQRAERETDFNYRSDANN, encoded by the exons ATGGCGCTGATTTACAAGTTCGTAAAATTCCTGAAGCTAAAAATGTCCAGTGAAAGCGAGCAGTATTATAGCGAGGAAGCGGAGGATTCTGTAGTTAACAACTCGAGTTTGG GCCGATCAAGAAAGTCCTCGCGACGCAGCAAATCCTCGCGCCCTAGTAGCGTTGGCGTGGTTATAGATAAAACGGAATCAGAAGAGGAGGAGTCCCAGTCAAGTGAGTCAGCGGAATCTGAAGAGGCCGGTGAATCCGAGAACTCACAAAATTCCCAGGAGTCTGAAGTCTCTGATGATGACAGCGTTCGTCCTCCCGCCAGAAACACTAAGAGGAAGCTCTTGGGAATCTCCTCCGATACCGAAGATGAAGACGACGAGCTAGAACAGCGCGCTTTATCTCCCAGCACTCGCTTGAGCATCACTGGGGTGCGACCTCAGGATCTCAGCTATGAGGACAGCGAAATCGAGTACAGCGATGGGTTGCAGGAGGCGCCTCTGGAAGCAAAAACTGGCGAATCGGTCGTTCCGCGCCACACCACCCAGTTTGCTGATAATATACAGAACGCCCTCCACTCCACGCTCGGTGCTGCGGCTTCTGAGGTCTTGGACGACTCCAGTGGCAGTGATGTGCTCATACTAAGCAACAAAGAGGCACCAATCGAGATACTTTCCAGCACAGACGACGATGCTAGCACCAATAAGGAAAACCTGACAGGTCCGCCATTTGTACGCCCATCTAAGTCTTTCTCGCCCAGAAGCAGTGCTGGTGCTCCGGTGGTCAAGACAAGCAAGAAACTCAGTCAGCCAACAATACACGCGGTTCTTAAGCAAAAGACATCTCCTGCCGCTCCACGTCGATCTCGTATTAAGAGCGAGGACCAGAAGGTGGTCAGCCAGGTGGTCTACGATGAAGAGATGCgtaagttggccaaaaagcgcGTTCAGCTAAGCGATGCGGAGAAGCTATTCGAGAAAGTGGAGCACAAGCTGCCCGACAAGGGCAGCCAGATTAGAAAGCGCATTGACACCCTGCGCCGTGAGCTGGAAGTGGCCGCACAATCTGCAAACGGACTAACGGTTGAGCCGAGTAGTATGTCTGCAGTCAAAGTGGTCAAGTCAACATTGAATCCGCCCAGAGCTCCGTCCATCGATACTCCTGACTGGGATGAGTTGTCGGAGgctgtcaatgaaatcaaaccTGTCTATACGGGTGCCCAAGGAATGGCCACGTTTAACAACCAGAAGGCACTGACCCTGGAATCGCTAAAG GACCTCCACGTCTCACTCAAGGACCTCCCTGGACCCGAAGTGCTCGCGGAAGATCCTATGGGCCTGAAAGTATCGCTTATGAACCACCAAAAGCACGCCTTAGCCTGGATGTCCTGGCGCGAATGTAAACTACCTCGGGGAGGAATCCTGGCCGACGATATGGGTTTAGGCAAGACTCTAACAATGATCTCATCTGTCCTTGCGTGCAAAAATCGCCAAGAGGGCAAAGATGacagcagcgacagcgaccGTGAGGATgataaaaagcgaaaaagcgtGGTCGGATGGAAATCCAAGGGCCGTAAAGATA CACATAGGGGCGGCACATTGGTGGTGTGCCCTGCCAGCTTGCTGCGTCAGTGGGAGAGCGAGGTGGAATCCAAGGTTTCACGTAATAAACTGACCGTTTGCGTGCATCATGGCAAAAATAGGGCGCCGAAGGGAAAGCACCTTCGAACTTACGACATTGTGGTGACAACCTACCAAATTGTGGCGCGAGAGCACAAGAGCTTGAGTGCTGTGTTCGGCGTCAAGTGGCGTCGGATCATATTGGACGAGGCACACGTGGTGCGTAATCACAAATCGCAGTCGTCATTGGCGGTGTGTGATTTACGGGGCAAATATCGTTGGGCTTTGACTGGCACTCCCATACAAAACAAGGAGCTGAATGTATTTGCCCTACTGAAGTTCCTGCGCTGCTCGCCTTTTGATGATTTAAACACGTGGAAGAAGTGGATTGACAACAAGAGTGCTGGAGGGCAAAATCGTCTTAATCTTTTAATGAAGTCACTAATGCTGAGGCGCACGAAAGCACAGTTGCAATCGGATGGCAAGCTGAACAGCTTGCCAAATAAAGAGTTGCGCCTGATCGAGATCTCGCTGGACAAAGAGGAGATGAATGTTTACCAAACTGTAATGACTTATTCGAGAACACTGTTCGCTCAGTTTCTCCATCAGCGCGCCGAGAGAGAAACGGATTTTAATTACAGAAGCGATgccaataattaa